From uncultured Pseudodesulfovibrio sp.:
TGATCAAAAGGTGCGCCCTTGGCGGTGTACAGCGGAATGATTTCTTCGTCGTTGATAAGTTTCGGGAAACCGGAACCATCTTTGATGGTCTCAGCAATCTCGGCGAGGAAACGCTCAGGAGAGTTGGAGTGGATGCGGGTTGCGAGGTCAGGGTAGTTCAGCGGGAACTCACGCTTGGACTCAAGGAACAGGTAGGTCAGTTCGTTGGTAGCGTCGTCGCCTTCAGGAGTCTGACCACCGATGGTGACAGCTTCCCAGTGAGCATAACCTTCGTTGAATTCGTTACCTGTGGGGTTGATGTACAGGTCGATGAACTGAGCCATCTCAACCCACATGTTTTCCAGAAGCTCCTTGGCCTGCTCAGAGGTCAATGTGCCGGCCTTGATGTCCTGCTCATAGAAGGGGAACAAGTACTGGTCCATACGGCCATTGGAAATAATAGCGGAAGCCTTCTGCTCAATACGGGAGAACATCTGTACGAACCACTGAGACTGAATAGCGTCGCGGAAGTCCTTGGCGGGCTCGGCGGGCATACGTTCGCAACGATCTGCCATTGCAAGCAGCTCGGCCTTACGGATTTTGTCGGTCTCGGCTTCTGCCTGCTCGCGAGCGAGGTCTGCGTGACGACGTGCCCAGAGGACAATAGCGTCGCAGATGATGACCATGGCTTCGTAGAAAGGACGTTTTTCCCATGTCTGTACAGGGCTTTCAGCATCCAGTTCAGCCATTTTTTCAAGAGCTTCACGCTTGATGTCGTTGAAGCCGCGTTTCAGGACCTTGTCGTAGTCATGGACCCACTGGAGAGCGGAACGATAGGAAGATGTTTCGGAAACGACAAACTTGGACTTCAGGCCATGATCATCGTCGTAGGTGACACCGCGCAGGTCGTCAGGCATGGCGCCGTTCAGGTGCTCATGGTAGGTCTTGCCTTCCCAGTAAGGAGCGATTTCAGTAACAACGATGTCCACTTCTTCAGGGGTAATCTTGAAGGGGCTCTTTTCGCGCTTGTCCAGATCCTTAAGAATGGAATAAAAATCACCGTCGATTTCCGGGTACAGGATGCCGTAACGACCCAGCTTGCCGGAACGGCCGGCGATGAGGGACTTGGGGGTGATGTATACAGACATTTTCTCGGCACAATTTTTCAGTGCCTTGGCCCAACGCAAAACCAGCGGCTGACCTTCAGTCTTCTTCATGGATTCGGTGAAGAAGCGGGCGCGTTCGATATCAATGAACGGAGTGGTCATGTGGAAGGAGTCAAGCATTTCGTATACGCGCTCGCGACCCTCTCGGGTGTCGATGCTATTCGCGATACGTTCTTCCTGTGGGGAAAGACAGCAGTCAAAGTTGGTCATGATGGTTCTCCTAGTAAATGAGATTGTGTTAAACTCAATATTTTTTTTTGCCAATGTTGTGTTAAATCCATGCGCTCACAACGCTATCCCCCTTGAGCAACTACAGTGCCAAACGTATAACCAGTTGATTTTAATAGTTTATCCCTATTCCACTCCTCACCCCGCCCCCCTTGGGAAAAAAAGCACTTGTGTTGCTCGAATGCAACAAAATTATTAAATAACAATAAATATCAGACTGTTATTTATTGCGTTGCATCGTTGCACAGCGTGATCAACTGCAACTAAATAGGAAAGAAAATGGGAGGCAACATAAATTCAGAAATTTTAATTGGGTAAAAAAAAACAGTTGCCCCCTTTTTCTTATGTAATGGGCAGGTGAATCGGCGCGTGAATATTGTCACAGAAGGGTAAAAAGGGTGGCTGAACATGATGGCGTGAGAAGAAGCGATGGCATCGCGCTTGCTATTTACGGAACAATCTCATGCACACAACTATCAAGGAGAATACACCGTGCAAATAATTGATTTTCGTTTTCGTCCTAACACTCAGGCTACCATTGACGGTTTCACCAATAGCACCATGTTCAAAGGCATGTTTGCCAAAATCGACTTAACTCATCTCGTGGCACAGGAAGTCCCGGAAGTTGTCGAAATGATCAAAAAACAAAACGTCGTAAAGGCCGTCATTACTGGTCGCGATTGTTCCATGACCTACGATGCCGCTGCTAACAACGAAGGCGTCATCTCTTTTGTAAAAGACTTCCCGGAAATCTTTCTTGGCTTCATGGGCGTTGACCCTCACAAAGGAATGGACGGCATTTATGAATTGACGCGCCAGATTACTGAAGAAGGAATGCACGGTGCGGCCATCGACCCGTATCTGGCAAAGATTTTTGTCAATGACGCCAAGTACTACCCAATTTACAGCAAATGCTGCGAGTTGGATATTCCCATTGTTGTTGCCACAGGACCGGGAACATTGGTTCCTGGTGCCGTTATGGAACACTCTGCTCCGCGTTACATCGACTATGTCGCTCGTGACTTCCCGCAATTGAAGATCATCATCAGTCATGGCGGATATCCTTGGGTTGAAGAGGCAATCATGGTCACGGAACGCAACGAGAACGTGTACATGGAGTTATCCGAGTATGAGCGCCACCCCGGCGGAGAATCATACGTAAAAGCCGCTATCAACTTAATCGGTGACAAACTCCTCTTTGCAAGTGCTCACCCCGGCGCAGACATTCGTGACGCTATCGCCATGTACAAAGAGTTTGGACTTTCCCAAGAAATCATGGAGCAGATCATGTATAAAAATGCGGAAAAGGTTCTCGGACTCTAACTAACACGCTTTCTATTCCAATGAAAAAAGGAGGAGTTTCGACTCCTCCTTTTTTTTGTTGAGTAATTTGATCAAGAATATTATCAGGTCTCTGTTGCGTCGGTGCAACTGTTTCCTGCCTGCAACAATTTTGTATTTTTACATTTATTTAAATAGTTTACATTCACGATTAGGCATCTCTCCATTCCAATGTTGTCGGATTGCCACACTACTGTGAAACTTTTCACAGTAGTGGATTC
This genomic window contains:
- a CDS encoding glycyl radical protein yields the protein MTNFDCCLSPQEERIANSIDTREGRERVYEMLDSFHMTTPFIDIERARFFTESMKKTEGQPLVLRWAKALKNCAEKMSVYITPKSLIAGRSGKLGRYGILYPEIDGDFYSILKDLDKREKSPFKITPEEVDIVVTEIAPYWEGKTYHEHLNGAMPDDLRGVTYDDDHGLKSKFVVSETSSYRSALQWVHDYDKVLKRGFNDIKREALEKMAELDAESPVQTWEKRPFYEAMVIICDAIVLWARRHADLAREQAEAETDKIRKAELLAMADRCERMPAEPAKDFRDAIQSQWFVQMFSRIEQKASAIISNGRMDQYLFPFYEQDIKAGTLTSEQAKELLENMWVEMAQFIDLYINPTGNEFNEGYAHWEAVTIGGQTPEGDDATNELTYLFLESKREFPLNYPDLATRIHSNSPERFLAEIAETIKDGSGFPKLINDEEIIPLYTAKGAPFDQAMDYSVSGCTEARMPNCETYTSGCVYINFATAMEMTMHNGRMLKYGDEVVGLETGEAGEFKSWDEFYEAYLKQHNNLLVKAFRQQYIVDSLRPEHFASPLASVLHDLCMKEGMDLQSQTIPGGLEYSYFEFLGYGTVVDSLSAIKKLVFEDKKLTMQEVVDALKVNFEGHEETREILRSAPCYGNNDSYADAIAKEIDSVCQEYAHKYSEERGVNLDVRYVPITSHVPFGKVVSATPNGREAWTALSDGASASHGADQKGPTAVLMSNYHSKNRGMKNRASRLLNVKLSPKVVEGEAGTQKIVDLIRTWCDLHLWHLQFNIINKKTLLEAQANPDKYRSLLVRIAGYSAYFCDLSRDLQNDIINRTEHVQM
- a CDS encoding amidohydrolase family protein produces the protein MQIIDFRFRPNTQATIDGFTNSTMFKGMFAKIDLTHLVAQEVPEVVEMIKKQNVVKAVITGRDCSMTYDAAANNEGVISFVKDFPEIFLGFMGVDPHKGMDGIYELTRQITEEGMHGAAIDPYLAKIFVNDAKYYPIYSKCCELDIPIVVATGPGTLVPGAVMEHSAPRYIDYVARDFPQLKIIISHGGYPWVEEAIMVTERNENVYMELSEYERHPGGESYVKAAINLIGDKLLFASAHPGADIRDAIAMYKEFGLSQEIMEQIMYKNAEKVLGL